CGAGGACGAACAGCAGGATGAGCCCCGGCTGCTCCGCGGCGACGCTCATACTGCCGAAGAATCCGAGGGCGCCACCGCAGACCCCGCCCCACACGGCCTTCCCTGCTGTGCCGTCGTCCTCTTCGTATACGCGCGGGCGCTGCCATTCGGAGCGCTCGGTCGCGCGAGAGGCAGGTGAGTCGTACATGACAGGACCGCTCTCGGACGGCTGCGCGGATCGGGCGAACCGGCGGCTCTCGGGTGCCGTCGATGAGCCGACGAGGCTCTGCACCTGCTCGGCGGCGGACAGGGCGGATGCCGCCAGCCGCTCCGCGTCATCCGTGCCGGCGGCAGCCACGGACTCGGCGAGCTGCCGCTGGGCCAGCTGCAACCGCATCAACGGGAACGACGTCACCTCACCAGGCCGCGCTTGCACCGACATCTCCGCCGCGTGCACGGCTGCCTTCGCCCGGTCGATGATCGAGCCCGCAGCTTCGGCGGGTGGCACAGACCGCGCAGCGAGCGCGTCCGCCTGGGCGCCGACGGCGTCGCGGAGGTCCCTCGCCTCTGCGAGCAGTCGCTCGATCTCGTGCACGGCCTGGGTGATCGCCCGCGGTTTGCGCGCGTGAACCGCCTTCTGCAGTGCGTCGAGCTGGCCGTCTGCGGCGGCCAGCCGACGGCCGATCTCGTCGGCGTTGTCCGCTACACCGACGAGATCCGCCGGCGGGAATGCGGCAGCGAGGGAGGTGAGACGAACTGCCGCCTCGTTCTGGAAAGCTGCAGCGTCCGCGCGTTCCGACTTCAGCCGGGTCAGGGTGTCCGCCGCTCCGTCGGCCAGGGCCCGAAGGGAGGCCATCTCACGCTTGCGCCCTTCGAGATCGCCGTCGACCTGCGCGCACAGCCGGATGATCGTGTCGGTCCAGGACCGGGTTTCCTGCGTGGAGTCCTCGTCGGCGTCCTCCAGCTTCTCGAGAAGCTGGAACGCTTCCTGCAGACGGGATCGGCACGCGTCCAGGACGTCGGCGTACTCGGAGGTGGTCTCCTCGCCGAACTCCGCGGTCACGAATCCGAGCTCCTGCTCGCTGGTGCGCACCGCCTCATCGGTCTGGACCAGTTGACGGGCGGCGCGCTTCTTCTGTCCTTCAAGCGTTCGCAGCTCGGCGGCCAGACTCGCACGGCGGCGCAGGAAGAGCACGAGCCGTGTGATGAGGAAGATGACCAGGATGAGTCCGGCTGCCCCCAGCAGCCACACCCACCACGGCGTCGGGACCTTCGAGAATTCGTCGGCGACGTACTCGATCCCGCCGGCCCAGTCGTCGTCCGCGAGGTAGCCTCCGCCCAGCCCGTTCTCGATGTCGAGCACCCGGGATTCGGAGAGGGGGCCGGCTGAGACGCCCTCGCCGCCGTACTCGGCCGATATGGCGAGACTGCGGCCGTCCGTGGCGATCGCGAGAAGGTACTGGTCGGGTGCGAGATTGTTGCGCTGGGCGGTGTCGTCGGCCCAGGCGAGCGCGTTGGAGGGGCTCTCGAAGTCGGGTACCAGCACCACGTAGAGCTCGGGGAGGCGCTCGTCGGACGCGAGCTCCCCGAGACGTTCCTCGAGACGTGCCTCGTCTGCGTCGTCGAGCACACCGGAAAGGTCGCTGACATACCCCGGGTCGAGTCTCGGCGGAGTCTCGGCGTTGGCGGCGATGGCAGGAGTGAGGACGAGGGCGCTGAGCAACAGCGCCGATCCCGCTGTCATCGCACGTCGTACCCGATTCGTCATGGTGTCCCCCAGCGGTGGAATGTGGTTCCGGCCCATCATGACACGCCGGTCGCGAAGGGGTATTCGAGTGCGGCCGGCTCGGCAGCGGTGCGAGCGACCGTCCTTCTAGACTGACCGACATGAGCGACGAAGTCGGCCGAGCATTGATCGCGGATCTGTGCCGCATCCCCAATCCTGAAGCGATCGATCGCACGACGTTCGTCGAGCTGGGTGGAGTCGAGCAATTCGTCTCGATCCGCGGTCGAGACTCCACCAACCCGGTGCTGATCGTCTGCCACGGCGGCCCGGCGCTTCCTTCACTGCCGTCGTCGTGGATCTGGCAGCGAGGAGTCGAGGACTACTTCACAGTCGTCAACTACGACCAGCGTGCGAGTGGTAAGTCTGCGGCACGCGTGAACGACGAGACGGACCTGAGCGTCGACCGGTACGTCGAAGATCTCGTGGAGCTGATCGCCTGGCTCCAGGGCGAGCTCGGCGTGAGGAAAGTGGGTGTACTCGGCCACAGCTGGGGAACGATCCTCGGAGTCACGTTGGCGCAGAGACGACCCGACCTGCTCTGGTGCTACATCGGTGTCGGCCAGGTGATCTCCGGTCCCGAGAACGAAGTGGAGAGCTTCGGACACGCCGTGCGCAGCGCGACCGCGGATCAGAACGACGAAGCCCTCGCGGAGCTTCGAGCGCTCGGCGAGTACCCCGGCGCGCAACCCTTGACGATCGAACGGATCGTGACCTGCCGGAAGTGGGCGCAACACTACGGGGGCCTGTCCGCGTTTCGATCCGAGTTCGCCTACTTCACGGATGCGACAGAGCTGTCGCCGTACTACACGGATGATGATCTGGAGCTCATCGGTGTCGGACAGCAGGCGACGATGCCGAAGGCGCTCCCCGCACTGCTCGGCTTCGATGCGCGGGATCAGGTCGCGTTCGATGTGCCCATGGTGCAGTTTCTCGGCCGCCACGACTGGACGACTCCGACGGCTCCTGTCGAGCGTTGGATCGAACGGGTGACTGCGCCATCGAAGGACGTCGTCTGGTTCGAGAACTCGGCACACCTGTGCATGCACGAGGAGCCCGGGAAGTTCGTGGTGAGCCTGGTGAACCTGGCGTTGCCGCACGCCGCAGCGACCGCATCCGCGCGGGGCGGGGTGAACTGAACGTGCTCAACGCGCGCCGGTAGCTGTCGCTGTCGCGCCACGGTCCTCAGGCGGCGAGCTCTGCCTTCAGCGTGTTGTTCCACGGATCCTGGAACATCAGAGTGCGGCCGTCGTCGCGCACCTCGGTGCCGTAGTGCGCAAGGCGCTCGCCGAGTTCACCCAGCGCGTCCGCGTTCGGCAGGGCGAGATCGACCTGCCCGAGCCCGAGTGCCGGCATCCGCGGGCCGGCGCCGCGCGAGTTCCAGACGTTCATGGCCATGTGGTGGTGGTATCCGCCCGCGCTGACGAACAGCGCCTGCTCACCGAGGGATGCAGTGCTGTCGAAGCCCAGGCGATTCACGTAGAACTCGCGGGCGGTAGCGACGTCGCCGACAGAGAGGTGCACGTGCCCGATCCGCGCGGCGGCGGTGTTCGTCGCGCCCTCGACGAGATGCTTGCGGAGGAACGCGTTCGGATCGAGATAGAGCGTGGCCATCTCGATCTGGCCGTGCGTCCACGACCATTCACTGCGGTCGCGGTCCCAGTACAGCTCGATGCCGTTGCCCTCGGGGTCGGTGAGATAGAACGCCTGGCTGACCAGGTGGTCGGCGCTGCCCGTGAACGTCTGGGGCGCGCGTTGCGCGACCGAGAACAGGGCGCCGGCGAGCGCCGCCTGCGACTCGAACACGATCGCCGTGTGGAAGAGCCCGGCGGAGCCGGCGGCGGCATGGCTCAACGACGGATCGTGATGGAGCACGACCAGCGGAGTGCGGGCGCGCCCGAGCGTCACGGTGTCACCGGCAGCATCCTGCACCTCGAGCGTGACGACATCGCGGTAGAACGCCGTCATCGCATCGAGGTCGGCGACGAACAGGGTGACGGCACCCATCGATGTCGCCGCGGCAAGCTTTTCATTCATACACATATGAACCTGCCGCGACCAGAAGGTATTCCGGTCTACCCGCGCCCCATGCGGGCGAACGCGCCGAGAACGGTGCGCTCGGACGAGATGAGATAGCTCTCCAGCGCATCGGCCGCAGCATGCGGGCCGTCTTCGAGAAGGGTCTTGAGGACGATGCGGTTCTTGCGCACGAACGGTTCGTGCAGTGCGCGGGGGTCGTCGATCTCCAGGAACACCAGACGAAGCTCTGCCGCGACGTCACGATAAGTGCGGGCGAGTCGGGGGCTGTCGGCGAGGGAGACGATCGCATCATGGAAGGCCATGTTCGCGCTGCCGACCCGGTGCCATTCCTCGTTCGGCAGATGCTGCTCGGCCTCGGCGAGAGCGGATCGCATCAGTTGCACCGCCGGATGTTCCGGCTCCGACTGGCGCAGCGCAGAGCACTCGATCACGCGGCGCGCACGGTAGATGTCGATGACATCGGCTATCGAGGGCGCCGCTACCGAGACGCCGCGGTGCGGGATGTGCTCGATGAGCCCCTGCTCTGCCAGCACGCGGAACGCCTCCCGCAGGGTGTTGCGGGAGACCTCGAACCGTTCTGCCAGCGCTGCCTCCGAGAGGCGGGCCCCTGGCGCGAAGTCGCCGTCGATGATGCTCTGCCGCAGCACATCGGCCAGCGCTCCTTGATGGTTCACGCCTTCATGTTAAGCGGGCGAGTCCTCCCGCGTAGCATCCCGGAAACATAATTGTTGAACAATCGGACCTAATCCGTTCTACACTCGGGTGTCATCCGACACCCGCCAAAGACGATGGGAACCCCCGCCATGTCCGAGCAGTCCCAGACTGACGACCAGACCGACGCCAAGCTCGCCGCAGTGAAGAAG
The DNA window shown above is from Microbacterium murale and carries:
- a CDS encoding VOC family protein, whose protein sequence is MNEKLAAATSMGAVTLFVADLDAMTAFYRDVVTLEVQDAAGDTVTLGRARTPLVVLHHDPSLSHAAAGSAGLFHTAIVFESQAALAGALFSVAQRAPQTFTGSADHLVSQAFYLTDPEGNGIELYWDRDRSEWSWTHGQIEMATLYLDPNAFLRKHLVEGATNTAAARIGHVHLSVGDVATAREFYVNRLGFDSTASLGEQALFVSAGGYHHHMAMNVWNSRGAGPRMPALGLGQVDLALPNADALGELGERLAHYGTEVRDDGRTLMFQDPWNNTLKAELAA
- a CDS encoding alpha/beta fold hydrolase produces the protein MSDEVGRALIADLCRIPNPEAIDRTTFVELGGVEQFVSIRGRDSTNPVLIVCHGGPALPSLPSSWIWQRGVEDYFTVVNYDQRASGKSAARVNDETDLSVDRYVEDLVELIAWLQGELGVRKVGVLGHSWGTILGVTLAQRRPDLLWCYIGVGQVISGPENEVESFGHAVRSATADQNDEALAELRALGEYPGAQPLTIERIVTCRKWAQHYGGLSAFRSEFAYFTDATELSPYYTDDDLELIGVGQQATMPKALPALLGFDARDQVAFDVPMVQFLGRHDWTTPTAPVERWIERVTAPSKDVVWFENSAHLCMHEEPGKFVVSLVNLALPHAAATASARGGVN
- a CDS encoding GntR family transcriptional regulator; its protein translation is MNHQGALADVLRQSIIDGDFAPGARLSEAALAERFEVSRNTLREAFRVLAEQGLIEHIPHRGVSVAAPSIADVIDIYRARRVIECSALRQSEPEHPAVQLMRSALAEAEQHLPNEEWHRVGSANMAFHDAIVSLADSPRLARTYRDVAAELRLVFLEIDDPRALHEPFVRKNRIVLKTLLEDGPHAAADALESYLISSERTVLGAFARMGRG
- a CDS encoding TPM domain-containing protein, whose protein sequence is MTNRVRRAMTAGSALLLSALVLTPAIAANAETPPRLDPGYVSDLSGVLDDADEARLEERLGELASDERLPELYVVLVPDFESPSNALAWADDTAQRNNLAPDQYLLAIATDGRSLAISAEYGGEGVSAGPLSESRVLDIENGLGGGYLADDDWAGGIEYVADEFSKVPTPWWVWLLGAAGLILVIFLITRLVLFLRRRASLAAELRTLEGQKKRAARQLVQTDEAVRTSEQELGFVTAEFGEETTSEYADVLDACRSRLQEAFQLLEKLEDADEDSTQETRSWTDTIIRLCAQVDGDLEGRKREMASLRALADGAADTLTRLKSERADAAAFQNEAAVRLTSLAAAFPPADLVGVADNADEIGRRLAAADGQLDALQKAVHARKPRAITQAVHEIERLLAEARDLRDAVGAQADALAARSVPPAEAAGSIIDRAKAAVHAAEMSVQARPGEVTSFPLMRLQLAQRQLAESVAAAGTDDAERLAASALSAAEQVQSLVGSSTAPESRRFARSAQPSESGPVMYDSPASRATERSEWQRPRVYEEDDGTAGKAVWGGVCGGALGFFGSMSVAAEQPGLILLFVLGGAVIGALSGAFGGSGGGSSSSSGWGGSSRSSSSRSSSSRSSSSRSFGGSSGGSRSSGRSGGRRF